From the genome of Lentimonas sp. CC4, one region includes:
- a CDS encoding PEP-CTERM sorting domain-containing protein, translating into MKQITLILITSLLASANAFGALVLNPGFERSATADWDVVTSGAGAPNKTGVHRVAGLNNYLSGDYSELGKKRLLLNTTPGRSHIYTAQVYEDNKVTPQRATAATWTFIAALGQRIDEGNPSFDDTSSVDLRIGYLAVDGDISSFVLIEEGKFPVTEIAKIGKGNYQDFFVSTTLTKSAPAYGKQLAIQLVAYSPEEGFDGQNELQASVDHIRIESGAKYVSIPEPSSMPELLGLVALGYVLQRRQRL; encoded by the coding sequence ATGAAACAGATAACCTTGATCTTGATTACCAGTTTGTTAGCCAGTGCAAATGCTTTCGGAGCACTTGTTTTGAACCCTGGATTTGAACGCAGTGCGACTGCTGACTGGGATGTCGTGACGAGTGGCGCTGGCGCTCCGAATAAAACGGGGGTGCATCGAGTTGCAGGCCTTAACAACTATTTAAGCGGTGATTATTCTGAGCTTGGTAAAAAGCGTTTGTTACTAAATACAACACCTGGCCGTAGTCATATTTATACTGCACAAGTTTACGAGGACAATAAGGTAACCCCTCAGCGTGCGACCGCAGCAACCTGGACCTTTATTGCTGCCTTAGGGCAACGCATCGATGAAGGGAACCCCAGTTTTGATGATACTAGTAGCGTGGATCTACGGATTGGTTATCTTGCAGTCGATGGCGACATCAGCTCGTTTGTCCTGATCGAAGAAGGAAAATTTCCGGTAACAGAAATCGCCAAGATCGGAAAGGGAAACTATCAAGACTTCTTCGTCAGCACGACGCTGACGAAGTCTGCTCCTGCCTATGGTAAACAACTAGCGATCCAATTGGTCGCGTATTCGCCTGAGGAGGGCTTCGATGGCCAGAATGAGCTACAAGCCAGTGTGGATCATATCCGAATTGAATCGGGGGCCAAGTATGTCTCGATCCCTGAGCCGTCCAGTATGCCTGAACTACTGGGATTGGTGGCACTGGGATATGTGCTACAACGTCGTCAGCGTTTATGA
- a CDS encoding sulfatase-like hydrolase/transferase yields MKTLLHSGLVATACLLSALGGLSAAPLSVIVGSEDLVTDTTGTSTANITAANAGSLSALILAAGSAGGTDPYAAVRYNPQYKGQGDGGSFTSNGVTVEFASSGTSDSASTLDFTFTYPAFTQDIYSATFYIDLSDDDGNTLSFVTDSGQSLGPTATLNDSGNPSTFWAAIDAQANGNVDSALAIVLDAAEIADLQDGSYTLSGTWDASASPNGLFASNRAKLVIEFDPPASVDAFTIDDFYAQPGQSVTLSWTTSAADSVQIEPGIGDVTGLTLDGAGSTSVIVSTDTTFTLTASNAESEASAEVTIQVGADRPNVVLFLVDDMGPMDTSVPFVFDGNGDPVTYQFNQLYVTPNMESLAANGMRFTDFYAQPTCSPTRSSLMTGLNTTGHAVTSWIKSTGARQGQYAPLNYRNRGFEDEDEPTLPKWLGAAGYRTIHCGKGHFTDQHDSSEYEWVEDPRFIGFDINIGGSWMGQPGSYFGAADYASGGRPSWLIPGLEDFHGTDVFLTDALTRKASEAITESIDRGQPFFLYMSHYAVHAPFQPDPRATGNYDALSGDNQDFATMIEGMDLSLGDLINYLKDPNGDEDQSDSIAENTLILFMGDNGSDNRLLNDNALPDSPYHDYPLRGMKGNRSEGGIRTPFIAAWAQPDASNAFQQQLSIPANTVEHTIAACWDIPMTIMSVAGVNVPEGVHTHGTDLSPYLRGEQGEHRAQEVLIYYPHGRDGNDHFANFRRDNWKLIYLWEEDRFALYDLATDPTESTDLSSTNPDKLLELARGMAQQFDEEWGGRFGTIWPQDTTNAAGVLSIIDTMEASLDLDNDGLPDLNEDLDGNGLVGDGETDPDSSDTDNDRTDDYTEIRLGLDPLDANSSFVLQASAANANSLNLTWPSAPGLSFNILSSDDLSTPTENWDVLFPGVSADDTLPETVQTVPVDTGTQFFSVELLPE; encoded by the coding sequence ATGAAGACATTATTACATTCTGGCTTAGTCGCTACAGCCTGCTTGCTTAGCGCCTTAGGAGGGCTCTCTGCCGCACCACTGAGTGTTATCGTGGGGAGCGAGGACTTAGTAACCGATACCACGGGAACCAGCACTGCGAACATCACAGCAGCCAATGCTGGAAGTCTAAGCGCACTGATTCTGGCTGCAGGTTCTGCGGGTGGCACAGACCCGTATGCGGCGGTTCGCTATAATCCGCAATATAAGGGTCAAGGGGACGGGGGCAGCTTCACTAGCAATGGAGTCACTGTAGAGTTTGCCTCGTCAGGCACCTCAGACAGTGCGTCCACCTTGGATTTTACTTTCACCTACCCGGCTTTTACGCAGGACATTTACTCGGCGACTTTTTATATCGACCTGTCGGATGATGATGGCAACACGCTGTCTTTTGTTACAGATAGTGGGCAAAGTCTCGGGCCGACTGCGACACTGAATGATTCCGGAAATCCATCCACTTTCTGGGCCGCAATCGACGCTCAAGCCAATGGCAATGTCGATAGTGCGCTGGCGATTGTGCTGGATGCAGCCGAAATCGCGGATTTGCAGGACGGGAGTTACACACTGTCCGGCACATGGGATGCCTCTGCCTCACCCAATGGTCTATTTGCCAGTAACCGTGCAAAGCTGGTCATTGAGTTCGATCCTCCTGCGTCGGTCGATGCGTTTACAATCGATGATTTTTACGCGCAGCCGGGACAGAGTGTGACTTTGAGTTGGACGACTTCGGCGGCCGACTCCGTGCAGATCGAGCCTGGGATTGGCGATGTGACAGGTCTGACGCTCGATGGCGCTGGTTCGACGAGCGTCATCGTTTCTACGGACACGACCTTTACTTTGACGGCGTCCAATGCCGAGAGCGAAGCGAGTGCCGAAGTGACGATTCAAGTCGGGGCAGATCGTCCCAATGTGGTTCTCTTTCTTGTCGATGATATGGGGCCGATGGACACTTCGGTGCCTTTCGTCTTCGACGGCAATGGTGATCCGGTGACGTATCAGTTTAACCAGCTGTATGTGACTCCCAATATGGAAAGTCTGGCTGCCAATGGGATGCGCTTTACCGATTTTTATGCGCAGCCGACTTGTAGCCCGACTCGCTCCAGCCTGATGACTGGCCTCAATACGACTGGGCATGCGGTAACCTCATGGATCAAATCGACTGGTGCTCGCCAAGGACAGTATGCTCCATTGAACTATCGAAACCGTGGGTTCGAAGACGAAGACGAGCCCACGCTGCCGAAATGGTTGGGCGCCGCAGGGTATCGCACCATCCATTGCGGTAAGGGACACTTTACCGATCAGCATGATTCAAGCGAATATGAGTGGGTCGAAGATCCACGTTTTATCGGTTTTGACATCAACATCGGAGGCAGTTGGATGGGGCAGCCCGGCAGTTATTTTGGCGCCGCAGATTACGCCAGCGGAGGACGACCCTCTTGGCTCATCCCAGGGTTGGAAGATTTTCACGGCACGGATGTTTTCCTGACGGATGCTTTAACCCGTAAAGCGAGCGAGGCGATCACGGAGTCAATCGACCGTGGGCAACCGTTCTTTCTCTATATGTCACACTACGCGGTGCATGCGCCGTTTCAGCCAGACCCGAGAGCAACGGGTAACTATGACGCCTTGAGTGGAGATAACCAAGACTTTGCCACGATGATTGAAGGCATGGATCTATCGCTAGGAGATTTGATTAATTATTTAAAGGACCCCAATGGTGACGAGGATCAGTCGGATTCGATTGCCGAGAATACATTGATTTTGTTCATGGGAGACAACGGATCGGATAACCGATTACTCAATGATAATGCGCTTCCCGATTCACCCTATCATGATTATCCGCTTCGTGGTATGAAGGGGAACCGGTCCGAAGGCGGCATTCGCACACCCTTTATCGCCGCTTGGGCACAGCCAGATGCGTCGAATGCCTTTCAGCAGCAACTCTCAATTCCTGCGAATACAGTCGAACATACGATTGCTGCTTGCTGGGATATTCCAATGACCATCATGAGTGTGGCTGGTGTGAATGTGCCGGAGGGCGTCCATACGCACGGCACTGACTTAAGCCCCTATTTGAGAGGCGAGCAGGGCGAGCATCGTGCGCAGGAAGTCTTGATTTACTATCCACATGGTCGCGACGGCAACGATCACTTCGCAAATTTCCGTCGAGACAATTGGAAGTTGATTTATCTGTGGGAAGAAGACCGCTTTGCGCTCTATGACCTTGCAACTGATCCGACGGAGAGCACGGACCTGTCATCCACCAATCCCGACAAGCTTCTGGAGCTGGCACGCGGCATGGCTCAACAGTTTGATGAGGAGTGGGGCGGCCGCTTCGGCACGATCTGGCCACAGGATACTACGAATGCTGCCGGAGTGCTTTCGATCATTGATACTATGGAAGCCAGCCTCGATCTAGACAATGATGGGCTACCTGATCTAAATGAGGATCTCGACGGCAATGGCCTAGTGGGCGATGGCGAGACTGATCCCGATTCTTCGGATACGGACAATGATCGCACAGACGACTACACGGAAATACGCTTGGGACTGGATCCTTTAGATGCAAATTCGAGCTTTGTATTGCAGGCATCTGCTGCGAACGCAAACAGTCTGAACCTAACGTGGCCATCGGCTCCTGGCTTATCGTTTAACATTTTGTCGAGTGATGATCTCTCTACTCCAACCGAAAACTGGGACGTGCTATTTCCTGGGGTAAGTGCCGACGACACGTTGCCTGAAACCGTTCAAACGGTTCCGGTGGACACAGGCACGCAGTTCTTCTCAGTGGAACTACTGCCAGAGTGA